The DNA window GACTTGGAGACTTGAGCTCGCGGATATAGATTTTGTCCCAATGGTATCGTCCTATAGAAATGAGGTTCCTCAAAATTAGGACAATTATTAACCTGGGTGCAGGGATCAAAGCGGATATGTTTAGATGTGCAAGGATGCTCCTGTGGACGTACGGGCGACTGAACTTGAGGTTCCATTGGCACTATCAACGTCTGTTCCGTGCAGGTCTGTTGTGACTTACAGTGCTGACAGGGACAGGGACTAGTGCTTTCGGCCGATGAAGTGTAATAACATTCAGCTGATGTGTAGGACTCTGCTGAGGCCGTTTCAAATAGGTGGCTATATGTACCGCATCCGGTGGAGTTTGTGTTGCGCTGAGCCTGGCATCTCAAATTTACGGGTTCATTCTTTATATGGGTATTTGCACTGAGACAGCTCTGAGTTTGGCAACCCACATCCTGTGGCTCCTTCACAATAGAAGTTCTAGTTGCGGTGCCGGTGTCCTTCGTTTGGCAACTCGCATTCCGGTTTATCTCGCGCTCCAAAATTGTCTGCGTTTTGGCAAACATTTGAGTTTGACAGCTCGAGTGTTGCGTCTCGCACTTGGGGCAGTGCTGGCATCCAGTGTTTGTCATTAACCCGGATGTCGAGGTGCCCGCATCGTAGCAAAGTTGCAAACGGTGTTTAGAGTCTGACTTTTTCTTTGACCATTCCAATTGAGTAGACACACTTGCAACTGTCTTCAGCGGGTTCGAGGTTTCCCGTAGAAAAAGACATGTATCATTAGTCGACTTTGCAGGGTGCTTCACATCCTCATCGATGTCCATTTGCATACGGACCCTTTTGTCAGAAACATTGCGAAGAAGATCATCCAAAGTGCAGAAATGCGTGGGGTTTGGCGGGGGGACATAAACTGCACCTGGTGAAGAAGTGTCCAAGGGAATAAAATGTCCGTTGGGTCCTAGACGACTGTAGCTAATCAACCGTGTGTCTTCCACACGACGAATGTCCTGCTGGGTGAGAACAAAGATATCATTGCCCACCATTATGGGAACTTACCAAAGAAAAGTTAGTCAATACTCTGTATATTACAATAATCAATAACAATGCTCACTGTGCACAGCTGGTGCCATCTCCTCCGATACCTGCATCGCTTTTCTCGCGGTATAATTGTTCGCCATTGCCAAAAGATTACACAAATTTTGGGAAATATCAAATTCGATCTGAGAATTTAGCATTCGAATACAATTTTGTCTATAAAACTCAAAAGAAAAACGATACTTTGATTGGCCACAATTTTGATAATTTCGGAATCCGTTTAACAAATTGACGAATTTTATTTAgaattatattaaaatgtgTTTTACAAAGCCCATAATCTGCATTCTGGGTGCTTTTAGTAGGCTTAAAAATCTTTATTACCGTGCCAAAGATCACAATCACAAGTTTGGAAAAACTTATTGGCCCATGTTTATATTTGCTTAAGTTAAACATACAGTTTGAATCATAAACTAATCCAATTTTGAGGCAGTTTAAATAAAGGAATTATAATGTCGACTTCCACAGTAATGTTGTCCCAGTCTTAAAGAAGCGATTATACGAAACTCAGAAAAATACTTAATTTAACATTCAAATTAATTCCTATTAAACCACTAAGCTTTGTTTAAGGAAATGATTATGTttcttttcatatatataaactACAGTCCCATCTTAAATTCGGGGTTCTCCGTGCCATTTTAACTGCGTACGGATTCCTCCTTAACATTGGGCGTAATACTGGCACCCGTCGTAACTGCGTCTTTGTCCTTGGTACCAAAATCCGGATACAGCTTGGCCACTTGACCCAACGGAGTGCAAAGGCGTCCCGAGAAATCCAATCGTTTGTTGGACTGACTTCGCTCTGCTGAGGATATAATATCTAGCAGGGATCTGGGGATAAATATCGGGTGAGTATTATTAAGGATTCtattaagaaatacaaaataccTTTGCCCACAACTAGACATGCGACGCTTGCTCGCCTTGAGAAGGCTATtggagttgctgctgccactaGCACCGACGCTACTGATGGGCTCGAGCCGTTCGGGAGAGAGTGGGGATTCCGTGAAAGAGCGCAGGAGACTTGCTCCAGGTTCCGACTTCAGCGGGGCATCGCCGTATGCGGCTCGCAAACTCTGTAGGCTTTCCAGCAGATTTTTATGGTGCATTGTGGTGGCATTTAGTTGGATAAGTTGCTCCAGTTCCCTATACAGCAAGCGGTACTGGTCTTTGGCCTTGGAAAGCTTTAGTCTAAAATGaggtttataaatataaaaaaatcgaaatatataaaagttgTCTATAAATTGTTTACCTTGCTCCATTGGTGTGGGTAAATGGTAGAACATCGCCACGCGAGGCGCTTTTGTACAGCTCGTGAATGTGCTGTTGGCACCGCACCTCGTCCTGCTTATCCATGTCCTCCTTAACCAAAAGATGGAGAAAATGCGAAAGCCAACTGATGTGGCGCTGTAGGTGGAATAGAATCGAAGAGCTGGTAGTCAGGGGAAAGTAGCGAGGCAACCTGCGCGTCAAAGGCGGAGCAGATGGATCCTTAACCTTGAGCGGAACCATGCGCGACATCTTGATCAGTTGACCAAGTTCGGCGGTGCGATAGTCCGAGACACGTCCTCCAGGGCCATCAGTAATTGATGGAGCCTCATCCATGCAGGAGCGCGTGATGCACAGGGAGTGCACAAAGATCTCGCCACCGCGAGCAGACAGCATATGGCTGGTGGCCTTCGAGCCGGTCTTGCGCGGCATTTCCAGCAAGACTGACCGTCCGTTAAGCAGAAAGTTAATCAAGCAGGAACTGGGCCGCGAGGTGACGTCCACCGGTGTCACGAGGAACTGACCCAGGCAGGGCTGTAGATCTGCAGAGCCGCAACCGCGCGGTGTGCACCACTTAAGAGTCACTGTTTCGTATGTGGCACCTTGCTTGATGCTCGTGGGTAGACTGAAATCTGGGCCACAGGTGATGGAGTGGGCCCTGCGGCTGTGCAGGATTTCCACATCGTAGTTGGCGCTGGAGTTGGCGTTTTGCTCCTCCTTCATGGGTATGTTAGTCACCGTGGTACTAGCTAGGTCATAATGGTTCAGTATGAGGTGCGTCAGCTTATAGGAAATATCCGGGGCACTGACTGTGTGGATCTCGACATCCAGCAGCGGCGAGATCTTGAGCAGGCTGCGATTGGTGACCAACGATTCAACGCCCAGCGGCACAATGTTGAGGATAACTAAATGGCAATGGTCGATGATCAGTCCCTTCTTGGCGGGCGGCGCTGCTAGGGTGTTCTGCTGCACCAGCACTGTGTTAAAGATGTCCTCCAGGCTTTTCATGCTGGTATTGTCACGCGCTGAAGTGATGCAGATGACGCGACCCTTGTTGGGAATGCGCGATAGTTCGTCGGTCCCAAGGTCGGCCATCGCCGCCAACTGCTCATCTGTGGGCTCCGCCAGCGCTTCGATGGCGGCCCGAAGGCCATGGATTACCGAGTAGTCTGAAGATGTGGGTAAGTTGCGCGACGGCACGCCCACCATTACCATTGCGTTCATCACGTGCGACATATTTTGCGTGCTGGGACTCCAAGTGTTCACGATATGCGCCGCCGTGTCCGAGACAATAAACCGCACATGCTTTTTGCCGGGAAAGAGATCCCATACCACGCGGCAGTACTCGATGGAGGATTCGCAGGCGCATGTCCACAGGCTCTTGCTGAATTGGGATCCACCGCTGCCGGTTGCATTTCCCGCCGCTCCTGTTGCGCCGCCGTCTCCAGATGGTTTTCCCTTTAGGAAGTCCATCGAGATGTACTCCTCGCTGGCGATGCTAAAGTATCGGGTGTGGTCCAGCACAAAGATGGTCTTCTGGTTGCGTTCGAACATGGTGGACTCGTCTGGACAACTTAAATTGCCGGGAAATCAAACAAACGCAAACGTTGAATCCTAATTGTTTACAATCTTTGTTCACCACGAACAGCTGTTTTCGAATTCCAAATTCACCACtgctaatttttttattttattttttaacttaCCAAAAAGTGCTGAAAAGCTCCTTTCATAAATTCAACAAAAAAgcacacatttttaaaaaatatatcgatgtatttatagcttgatacCAATTTGTCCGTCTCCAACTTACCGAATCTGGCAACGCTGCACAGTAGTTAGAATCACGTTGTCAAGCGAAAGCTGTCTAAATTTCGTAATATTTTCtagattgttttttttttcccatACACTGAGTGAAAAGCGCGAGAAGCGCAAGCCAACGTATTAGGACAATGTCGTGGCTTTTGGGCAGGAACCGCCAACAGCCGCAGCCGGATCAGACCGCCGGCTTTTCGGATGGAGGAGGATCTGCCGATCCGGAGGGCAGGACGGCCGGCGAAAAGTCCGGTGATTCGCAACTGAGCCGGGCGGAGCGCAAAGCCATGGAAGCGTACCGCTTCGATTCGTCGGCGCTGGAACGTGCAGCGGATGCTGCCAAAACCCTGGAGCGTTCAAGtaagcaaacaaaattttaTTAGCCAATTGCATAACCGACATGCGCCACGCTATCACAGCGTGCGTATGCGTCAGAGTTCATGTCTATAACCCATGTTAATCTTGTGCAGAACACGC is part of the Drosophila sechellia strain sech25 chromosome 3R, ASM438219v1, whole genome shotgun sequence genome and encodes:
- the LOC6616914 gene encoding uncharacterized protein LOC6616914 yields the protein MLNSQIEFDISQNLCNLLAMANNYTARKAMQVSEEMAPAVHIPIMVGNDIFVLTQQDIRRVEDTRLISYSRLGPNGHFIPLDTSSPGAVYVPPPNPTHFCTLDDLLRNVSDKRVRMQMDIDEDVKHPAKSTNDTCLFLRETSNPLKTVASVSTQLEWSKKKSDSKHRLQLCYDAGTSTSGLMTNTGCQHCPKCETQHSSCQTQMFAKTQTILEREINRNASCQTKDTGTATRTSIVKEPQDVGCQTQSCLSANTHIKNEPVNLRCQAQRNTNSTGCGTYSHLFETASAESYTSAECYYTSSAESTSPCPCQHCKSQQTCTEQTLIVPMEPQVQSPVRPQEHPCTSKHIRFDPCTQVNNCPNFEEPHFYRTIPLGQNLYPRAQVSKSIRKPTYGLDESQL
- the LOC6616915 gene encoding protein asunder; this translates as MFERNQKTIFVLDHTRYFSIASEEYISMDFLKGKPSGDGGATGAAGNATGSGGSQFSKSLWTCACESSIEYCRVVWDLFPGKKHVRFIVSDTAAHIVNTWSPSTQNMSHVMNAMVMVGVPSRNLPTSSDYSVIHGLRAAIEALAEPTDEQLAAMADLGTDELSRIPNKGRVICITSARDNTSMKSLEDIFNTVLVQQNTLAAPPAKKGLIIDHCHLVILNIVPLGVESLVTNRSLLKISPLLDVEIHTVSAPDISYKLTHLILNHYDLASTTVTNIPMKEEQNANSSANYDVEILHSRRAHSITCGPDFSLPTSIKQGATYETVTLKWCTPRGCGSADLQPCLGQFLVTPVDVTSRPSSCLINFLLNGRSVLLEMPRKTGSKATSHMLSARGGEIFVHSLCITRSCMDEAPSITDGPGGRVSDYRTAELGQLIKMSRMVPLKVKDPSAPPLTRRLPRYFPLTTSSSILFHLQRHISWLSHFLHLLVKEDMDKQDEVRCQQHIHELYKSASRGDVLPFTHTNGARLKLSKAKDQYRLLYRELEQLIQLNATTMHHKNLLESLQSLRAAYGDAPLKSEPGASLLRSFTESPLSPERLEPISSVGASGSSNSNSLLKASKRRMSSCGQRSLLDIISSAERSQSNKRLDFSGRLCTPLGQVAKLYPDFGTKDKDAVTTGASITPNVKEESVRS